One Pseudalkalibacillus hwajinpoensis genomic window carries:
- a CDS encoding cell wall-binding repeat-containing protein, translated as MKKMMSSVLAAGMVLSSIPVSGVQAMSLNDTIVQEKEANNEKDSAQVLSLIGSNSIAKEVTNFVEGSFSSEGDVDWYKVTLAEPGKVNVSFHPEDKTGTIPKDNYPDVDIFSTRYDGSFGTVAYPDDASQRIKDSADGNVYSWYSHINDNDVFIRVKKNEEADSTYNMGIVYGVNSPSGDALEPNTVFNKTWDLYESALIEKNTWVNTKWNNHYDEMDNFSIEASSKGKLTYSVKYDEEEYNYWKEANKDYYNTYGVYAELKDGSYDKIDGEAVIGIPNQTYSKSLEIENSNYTGKFVLSLKNGFLKNPDYQVKMDFEGDVQEPEKDTTPPKEVSGLEVSSLTKNSVKFNFALPSDSDFDKVLIYRDGSKIYESNTGTFEDIGLTAEKGYSYKFVTVDTTGNQSGGISKNITTLPEPVEVDTTAPSEISDILVNELSHERVTFDYTLPTDKDFDKVVIYRDGKQIAETQTNSFTDIELKEDTSYSYKFTTVDETGNSSEGSIKSITTKEKPSIPQPEPTELEYKRISGDDRYETSKAFSQEIPAHSLDTVLLASGSDFPDALTGGVLNNKMNGIVLLVRDNQAVINEQLKEAKRVLKDNGKVVLLGGDAAVSPKIEKAFAKEFETERLGGKTRFQTALKIADKVNENPEEIVLTYGMDFADALSVVPYATKKEIPIMLNTKGDKLQEDVASYISSKKNTLKKVTIIGGTGVVSTSVEKELTKLGIKTIDRISGENRYITSLEIAKKLYPETRSIALTNAFSFADALSGSRFAFDHNLPVLLTAEDEVEDEVVNHFKGNVESVYLYGGKSVVSESIKEQLKK; from the coding sequence ATGAAGAAAATGATGAGTAGTGTACTAGCAGCTGGGATGGTCCTTTCAAGTATTCCTGTATCCGGCGTACAAGCAATGTCTTTAAACGACACCATTGTTCAAGAGAAAGAAGCAAACAATGAGAAAGACTCTGCACAGGTGTTATCTCTTATTGGATCAAATAGTATTGCCAAAGAGGTGACTAATTTTGTAGAAGGAAGTTTTTCTAGTGAAGGTGATGTGGATTGGTATAAGGTAACTTTAGCAGAACCTGGTAAAGTAAATGTTTCTTTCCATCCTGAAGACAAAACAGGAACAATTCCAAAGGATAACTATCCAGATGTTGATATTTTTTCAACACGTTATGATGGCTCTTTTGGAACGGTAGCATATCCTGATGATGCCTCCCAAAGAATCAAAGATTCTGCTGACGGAAATGTGTATTCTTGGTATTCTCATATCAATGATAATGACGTTTTTATTAGAGTTAAAAAGAATGAAGAGGCAGATTCTACTTACAATATGGGAATTGTATATGGCGTGAATAGTCCTTCAGGCGACGCACTTGAACCCAATACAGTTTTTAATAAGACTTGGGATCTCTATGAAAGTGCATTAATTGAGAAGAACACTTGGGTTAATACAAAGTGGAATAACCATTATGACGAAATGGACAACTTCTCCATTGAAGCTAGCTCAAAAGGGAAGTTAACTTACTCTGTTAAGTATGATGAAGAGGAGTATAACTACTGGAAGGAAGCAAATAAAGATTATTATAATACTTATGGAGTTTATGCAGAATTAAAAGATGGAAGTTACGATAAGATTGATGGTGAGGCTGTAATAGGCATTCCAAATCAAACTTATTCAAAGTCTCTTGAAATAGAAAATTCGAATTACACTGGTAAGTTTGTACTCTCACTTAAAAATGGGTTTCTAAAAAATCCTGATTATCAAGTAAAAATGGATTTTGAAGGGGACGTACAAGAACCAGAAAAAGATACCACTCCTCCTAAAGAAGTCAGTGGTCTGGAAGTTAGTTCTTTAACAAAAAATAGTGTCAAATTTAATTTTGCTTTACCTTCAGATTCTGATTTTGATAAGGTCCTTATCTATCGGGATGGAAGTAAGATTTATGAAAGTAACACTGGAACGTTTGAAGATATTGGTCTAACAGCAGAGAAAGGTTATTCTTATAAGTTCGTGACAGTAGATACTACTGGTAATCAGAGCGGTGGAATTTCTAAAAACATCACAACTTTACCTGAACCAGTAGAAGTAGACACAACAGCTCCTAGTGAGATCTCGGATATCCTTGTAAATGAATTATCCCATGAGAGAGTAACCTTTGACTATACTCTTCCAACTGATAAAGATTTTGATAAGGTGGTTATTTATCGAGACGGAAAGCAAATTGCTGAAACTCAAACCAATTCATTTACTGATATAGAACTTAAAGAAGATACATCTTATTCTTATAAATTTACTACAGTAGATGAAACTGGAAACAGCAGTGAGGGAAGTATTAAATCAATTACAACTAAAGAAAAACCATCCATTCCTCAACCTGAACCAACTGAACTTGAATATAAGCGGATTTCCGGTGATGATCGATATGAAACTTCTAAAGCTTTCTCACAAGAAATTCCTGCTCATTCTCTTGATACTGTTCTTTTGGCCTCTGGATCTGACTTTCCGGATGCACTTACAGGTGGAGTTCTAAATAATAAAATGAATGGTATTGTCTTACTCGTTCGTGATAACCAGGCTGTAATTAATGAACAACTAAAAGAGGCAAAGCGTGTCTTAAAAGATAATGGAAAGGTGGTCCTGTTGGGAGGAGATGCAGCAGTTTCTCCAAAGATTGAAAAGGCCTTCGCAAAAGAGTTTGAAACCGAGCGTCTTGGCGGAAAAACTCGATTCCAAACAGCTTTGAAAATTGCTGATAAAGTCAATGAGAACCCTGAAGAAATAGTCTTAACGTATGGTATGGATTTTGCAGATGCACTTAGCGTGGTCCCTTATGCTACTAAGAAGGAAATTCCTATCATGCTCAATACAAAAGGTGATAAGCTCCAAGAAGATGTAGCAAGCTATATCTCATCAAAGAAAAATACTTTGAAAAAAGTAACGATCATCGGTGGTACCGGGGTAGTTTCAACTTCTGTTGAAAAAGAGCTCACTAAGCTAGGAATCAAGACGATTGATCGTATCTCTGGTGAAAACCGTTATATCACATCTCTTGAAATTGCTAAGAAGCTATACCCTGAAACGAGATCTATTGCTTTAACGAACGCTTTTAGCTTTGCAGATGCATTAAGTGGCTCTCGCTTTGCGTTTGATCACAATCTTCCAGTTCTACTTACAGCTGAAGATGAAGTCGAAGATGAAGTGGTTAATCACTTTAAAGGAAATGTAGAGTCAGTATATCTATATGGCGGTAAAAGCGTGGTTTCTGAATCAATTAAAGAACAATTAAAAAAGTAA
- a CDS encoding DUF2538 family protein has product MYYIDENHSSNFETVIERWPKAVTNLEYLTSCYILSIPMIYENVSKWLDEFETPVDWIWEWEWKYTLTQIDPIYIEDHEKAKAVEIPYDLTNSMIQLGKFSLNMWNSYEYFNLMECISSLDQPNYQAVINAIHLRKGQLKEL; this is encoded by the coding sequence ATGTACTATATCGATGAAAATCATAGTTCAAATTTCGAAACTGTAATAGAACGTTGGCCAAAAGCTGTTACTAATCTTGAGTACCTTACCTCTTGCTATATTCTTTCTATACCAATGATTTATGAGAATGTAAGTAAGTGGCTAGATGAGTTCGAGACACCAGTGGATTGGATTTGGGAGTGGGAGTGGAAGTATACTCTAACCCAAATTGACCCCATTTATATTGAGGATCATGAGAAGGCTAAAGCTGTAGAAATTCCTTATGACCTGACAAATTCTATGATTCAATTAGGTAAGTTCTCATTAAATATGTGGAATAGCTATGAATATTTCAACCTGATGGAATGTATATCTTCATTGGACCAACCAAATTACCAAGCAGTAATTAATGCGATTCATTTAAGAAAAGGTCAATTGAAAGAATTATAA
- a CDS encoding PIN-like domain-containing protein — MEKLSQEEFESIWGKKPILIIDTSSIFDLYRGAPSKSESALNLLKEISKEQLFIPAQVYQEYNKNKQFVIAKEFKKINNVKQDLENIVFNANNSFEKVLYEYKRRHYPNIKALEEDIKKLTTEIKKIATEYKDSNQDEIEKNKFMLQNDKIEPFINELKENGCIGAGFAISTLLDIYDEGEKRFKYQIPPGYKDLKKDQKDTTKREKFGDLIVWKETLEKAASIDNDVIYLTSDKKEWTSDKKGNKFPDRLLFEEFKDYSTQNLYFWELNDLVVMLSNYDQEDHLLRNMELNYNDILEFIFSTKGLFSILESDEFKLTNYLVHSGELQECVSNVLADVDISDYDSPEINDFSIEVFDRETVIDGNLNVLLSTTIYESYGDQYTHQSSAKIELSGNFSIKFDINSDEILKNETFEPSWIKLDSLHTESGGFEIISFEEKVNEDDDPFFFDRCIDCGKRNANYSTNAGDAVCEKCSSSYSSCPSCGRLFKEPFLNPVCADCGGSNVD; from the coding sequence TTGGAAAAATTATCTCAGGAGGAATTTGAAAGTATATGGGGAAAAAAACCTATTCTAATAATTGATACTAGTTCTATTTTTGACTTATATAGGGGTGCACCATCAAAGTCAGAAAGTGCTTTAAATCTATTAAAAGAGATATCAAAAGAACAATTATTTATTCCAGCGCAAGTATACCAAGAGTACAATAAAAATAAGCAATTTGTAATAGCCAAGGAATTTAAAAAGATTAATAACGTTAAACAAGATTTGGAAAACATCGTTTTTAACGCAAATAATTCTTTTGAAAAAGTTTTATATGAATATAAAAGGCGGCATTACCCTAATATAAAAGCCCTCGAAGAAGATATTAAAAAACTGACGACAGAAATAAAAAAAATAGCAACTGAATATAAAGACTCTAACCAAGATGAGATCGAGAAAAATAAATTTATGCTTCAAAATGATAAAATTGAGCCTTTTATTAATGAACTTAAAGAAAATGGTTGTATCGGCGCCGGCTTCGCAATTTCTACTTTATTAGATATATACGATGAAGGTGAAAAACGATTTAAATATCAAATCCCCCCTGGATATAAAGACTTAAAAAAAGACCAAAAAGATACTACAAAACGTGAAAAATTTGGTGATTTGATTGTTTGGAAAGAAACTTTAGAAAAAGCTGCAAGTATAGATAATGATGTAATATATTTAACTTCAGATAAAAAAGAATGGACCTCAGACAAAAAAGGAAATAAATTTCCAGATCGTTTATTATTTGAAGAATTTAAGGATTACAGTACACAAAACCTTTATTTTTGGGAACTTAATGATTTAGTAGTTATGCTTTCTAATTATGATCAAGAAGACCATTTATTGAGGAATATGGAACTCAATTACAATGATATATTAGAGTTTATATTCAGTACAAAAGGGTTGTTTTCTATACTAGAAAGTGATGAATTTAAACTGACAAACTATTTAGTCCACAGTGGTGAACTACAAGAATGTGTAAGCAATGTTCTGGCTGATGTAGATATATCAGATTATGATTCCCCAGAAATTAATGATTTTTCGATTGAAGTTTTTGATAGAGAAACAGTAATTGATGGAAATCTTAATGTCTTATTATCTACAACGATATATGAGTCATATGGAGATCAGTATACTCATCAGTCAAGCGCGAAAATAGAATTGTCTGGAAATTTCAGCATTAAATTTGATATTAACTCTGATGAAATCTTAAAGAATGAAACATTCGAACCAAGTTGGATCAAGTTGGATTCACTTCACACAGAATCTGGTGGCTTTGAGATTATTTCTTTCGAGGAAAAAGTAAATGAAGATGATGACCCTTTCTTCTTTGATAGATGCATTGATTGTGGCAAAAGAAATGCTAATTATTCAACAAATGCTGGTGATGCAGTTTGTGAAAAGTGTAGTTCTAGCTATTCTTCTTGTCCATCTTGCGGGAGATTATTTAAGGAACCTTTTTTAAATCCTGTTTGTGCCGATTGTGGTGGTTCTAACGTTGATTAA
- a CDS encoding helix-turn-helix domain-containing protein codes for MDKVVYQIEVSKTTDSKLRDCVINLQWGQSNTNEPPITVEDIIKGAIWEFLSQFEEPKQSNSIMAILLDAKNTNYLIRNNFKSIMREKKMRQVDLVAETDINKTNLSQILNNKYAPGLDSFLRIWAALDFPKITDCIYIEYLD; via the coding sequence ATGGATAAAGTTGTTTATCAAATTGAAGTAAGTAAAACTACTGATTCAAAACTTAGAGATTGTGTTATTAACCTACAATGGGGACAATCCAACACTAATGAACCACCAATTACAGTCGAGGATATTATTAAAGGAGCAATTTGGGAGTTTTTATCGCAATTTGAAGAGCCTAAACAATCTAATTCTATAATGGCCATCTTGCTTGATGCTAAGAATACTAATTATCTGATACGGAACAATTTTAAAAGTATTATGCGAGAAAAAAAGATGAGACAGGTGGATCTTGTTGCTGAAACAGATATCAACAAGACCAATCTCTCTCAAATTTTAAATAATAAGTACGCTCCTGGCCTCGACTCTTTCCTCCGAATATGGGCAGCTTTAGATTTCCCTAAGATTACTGATTGCATTTATATAGAATATCTAGATTGA
- a CDS encoding Spo0E family sporulation regulatory protein-aspartic acid phosphatase: protein MKSPIRCFEKLDLLTLIEEKKTILSNQVNEYGFTHQSTLAVSHELDQLIYRYQISYSHDQSRYSI from the coding sequence ATGAAATCGCCAATTAGATGTTTTGAAAAACTAGACCTTCTTACTCTTATTGAGGAGAAGAAAACAATATTAAGTAATCAAGTGAATGAATATGGGTTTACACATCAATCAACATTAGCAGTCAGTCATGAGCTAGACCAACTTATTTATCGGTATCAAATTAGTTATAGTCATGATCAATCTAGATATTCTATATAA
- a CDS encoding thermonuclease family protein, producing the protein MEVLTKLSQKQSDLDSQKKKLLLKRASNNEWIKAKVAKQVDADTAELYDFRGIDPSQETKALISDLNLIGRIPTRLIAIDGPESINVIQPYGKEASTFAATLLEDKSVFIEIDNKATYDKYGRLLAHFFTLEGESVQKILLERGYARVAYLHDEFKYVDDYKQAEKVAKRNKIKIHSIPGYVTDYGFDVSVTNTYIDVEHIEDTNYNDLFQAFELLEGLME; encoded by the coding sequence ATGGAAGTACTAACGAAGTTGTCGCAAAAACAAAGTGATTTGGATTCACAAAAGAAAAAACTTTTATTGAAGCGTGCTTCTAATAATGAGTGGATTAAGGCAAAGGTTGCTAAGCAGGTCGATGCCGATACCGCTGAATTATATGACTTTAGGGGAATAGATCCATCGCAAGAAACTAAAGCCCTTATATCAGATTTAAATTTAATTGGGCGTATTCCAACACGTTTGATCGCAATAGACGGACCGGAAAGCATCAACGTTATTCAACCATACGGAAAAGAAGCGTCCACATTCGCTGCAACTCTTCTTGAAGACAAATCAGTTTTCATCGAAATCGATAATAAGGCAACATATGATAAGTATGGCCGACTCCTTGCTCACTTTTTCACATTAGAAGGCGAAAGCGTGCAAAAAATATTACTTGAACGTGGTTATGCAAGAGTGGCTTATTTACATGATGAGTTCAAATATGTAGATGATTATAAGCAGGCTGAAAAAGTAGCAAAACGTAATAAAATTAAGATTCACTCTATACCTGGGTATGTTACGGATTATGGTTTTGATGTATCCGTTACTAATACATACATAGATGTAGAACATATTGAGGATACAAACTATAATGATCTATTTCAAGCCTTTGAGCTACTTGAAGGCTTGATGGAATAA
- a CDS encoding DUF1433 domain-containing protein, translating to MNSNDQTHNEDFVAKAEEKAEKYIRNNYNGVETVEFSDDHSSPMGNFALRGTVNGNAKFEMDVDDSLFIGGISEGEGFPEIKEECKEVACED from the coding sequence GTGAACTCTAACGATCAAACTCATAATGAAGATTTTGTCGCAAAAGCTGAAGAGAAGGCAGAAAAGTATATAAGAAATAACTATAATGGTGTAGAGACAGTGGAGTTTAGTGATGATCACAGTAGTCCTATGGGGAATTTTGCACTTAGAGGGACGGTTAATGGTAATGCTAAGTTCGAAATGGATGTTGACGATAGTTTATTTATAGGAGGAATTAGTGAAGGAGAAGGATTTCCAGAAATTAAAGAGGAATGTAAAGAGGTCGCTTGTGAAGATTAA
- a CDS encoding lipase family protein yields MKLRDYEAAYISFTTYSPFKKIIRIKNVNGEISTWKTIDKITDVDTGLQGFVIQNVNTEEVVISFRGTEMPTSEKKEIKSKYVGSPYQDAMLASGEAQIESGNIIYEKESMNPASIIEADKDVTEDVEGIILGDSNYTKKRYGTTVYSGTPSQDASLVSGKAELDHKAGTITYIHKNQFTEAKDKVDQYVEKFGAKNITFVGHSLGGGLAQYFAITNDSNSVTFAAADIYSLLTPELQKRVDNGEYKDNSISYTFPDDVVGTHYKKSTGSVYYMSDPSKSGMPWIESHGITNYLSKKLYNEDGYFVPEVLYDENIQAQLTTSPLALKNSGVSDFQIKIQEGLMRVYVQEMKQSEEQIEATKQALIEFLDTYMNKMRDIKSKYLNAVGSGQFDKLNTSDVEGNFQEFTRPPEEGVPMLFDIQTFDSLMTALGETHQDTTDLAYNMERMSDDLERADQLLAQWLRYES; encoded by the coding sequence ATGAAACTAAGAGATTATGAAGCTGCTTACATTTCTTTTACCACATATTCTCCTTTTAAAAAAATCATAAGAATAAAAAATGTGAACGGAGAAATTTCTACTTGGAAAACAATTGATAAGATTACGGATGTTGATACTGGGCTTCAAGGCTTTGTTATACAAAATGTTAATACAGAAGAAGTTGTTATTAGTTTCCGAGGTACAGAAATGCCCACTTCAGAAAAGAAAGAAATAAAATCAAAATATGTTGGTTCACCATACCAGGATGCTATGTTAGCGTCTGGAGAGGCACAAATTGAGAGCGGCAATATCATATATGAAAAAGAATCTATGAACCCGGCTAGTATAATTGAAGCCGACAAAGACGTCACCGAAGACGTGGAAGGGATCATCCTTGGAGATTCCAATTATACCAAAAAGAGGTATGGAACAACAGTTTATTCGGGTACACCTTCGCAAGACGCTAGTCTAGTAAGTGGTAAAGCTGAATTGGATCATAAAGCAGGTACAATAACTTACATCCATAAAAATCAATTTACGGAAGCAAAGGATAAAGTAGATCAATATGTAGAAAAATTTGGTGCAAAAAACATTACTTTTGTAGGTCACTCATTAGGAGGAGGTTTAGCACAGTATTTCGCTATTACTAACGACTCAAACTCAGTAACATTTGCAGCAGCTGACATCTATTCTTTGCTAACTCCAGAACTACAAAAAAGGGTGGATAATGGGGAGTATAAAGACAACTCAATAAGTTACACGTTTCCTGACGATGTTGTAGGCACACATTATAAAAAATCAACAGGTTCCGTTTATTACATGAGTGATCCTAGTAAATCAGGTATGCCATGGATCGAAAGTCACGGAATCACAAACTACTTATCAAAGAAACTATATAATGAAGATGGATATTTTGTGCCGGAAGTACTTTACGATGAAAATATTCAAGCCCAACTTACCACCTCTCCTCTTGCACTTAAAAATAGTGGAGTTTCTGATTTTCAAATAAAGATTCAGGAAGGTTTAATGAGGGTTTATGTCCAAGAGATGAAACAAAGCGAGGAACAAATAGAAGCAACTAAACAGGCTCTAATAGAATTCTTAGATACTTACATGAACAAAATGAGAGATATTAAAAGCAAATACCTTAATGCAGTGGGTAGTGGTCAATTTGATAAATTAAATACATCAGATGTAGAAGGGAACTTTCAAGAGTTCACTAGACCTCCAGAAGAAGGAGTACCTATGCTTTTTGATATCCAAACTTTTGATAGCTTGATGACAGCTTTGGGTGAGACTCATCAGGATACTACAGACCTTGCATATAACATGGAGAGAATGAGCGATGACTTGGAGCGAGCAGACCAATTACTTGCCCAATGGCTACGATACGAATCTTAA
- a CDS encoding IS3 family transposase, whose amino-acid sequence MVSFGISNRPTLDLVLKPLTEALATIRTEAKYRTTIHSDQGWHYQHNKWVKTLKKNRIFQSMSRKATCADNAAMENFFGILKQEMYYGEKLVSYEELKRKLEVYVDYYNHERVKGKLVGLSPIQYRTQTSQTAA is encoded by the coding sequence ATTGTTTCGTTTGGGATTTCCAACCGACCAACTCTCGACCTTGTATTAAAGCCATTGACTGAAGCGTTGGCCACCATACGAACGGAAGCCAAATACCGGACCACCATTCACTCAGATCAAGGCTGGCATTATCAACACAACAAATGGGTGAAAACATTAAAGAAGAATCGAATCTTTCAAAGTATGTCCAGAAAAGCAACCTGTGCCGATAATGCGGCAATGGAGAACTTCTTCGGGATTCTCAAACAAGAAATGTATTATGGAGAAAAACTTGTATCTTATGAAGAACTGAAAAGAAAACTTGAAGTATACGTGGACTATTATAATCATGAACGCGTAAAAGGAAAATTGGTTGGTTTAAGTCCGATCCAATACCGAACTCAAACCAGCCAAACAGCTGCATAA
- a CDS encoding IS3 family transposase, giving the protein MREFLSKKVKSFSGEPECLSRKAQAALVFELKKEGFKLKDALRSVAIPEATYHYQVKQLKNEDPNQEWKEIITKLFDEHEGKYGYRRIHLALRNQGYVINHKKVQQIMNELGLKCEKFTRKFRYKSYKGTVGKVAQNRLKRRFYTPIRLQKLVTDVTEFKCTGNEKLYLSPFMD; this is encoded by the coding sequence ATTAGAGAATTTTTATCTAAAAAAGTTAAAAGCTTTTCAGGAGAACCCGAATGCCTATCTCGAAAAGCACAAGCAGCGCTGGTATTCGAACTCAAAAAAGAAGGATTCAAATTAAAAGATGCTTTACGGAGCGTAGCCATTCCCGAGGCCACCTACCATTACCAGGTAAAGCAATTAAAGAACGAAGACCCAAATCAAGAGTGGAAAGAAATAATCACCAAACTCTTCGATGAGCACGAGGGAAAATACGGCTATCGTCGCATTCACTTAGCGCTTCGAAACCAGGGGTATGTCATCAACCATAAAAAAGTGCAACAGATAATGAATGAATTGGGATTAAAGTGTGAAAAGTTCACTCGGAAATTCCGGTATAAATCGTACAAAGGTACGGTGGGGAAAGTGGCTCAAAACCGATTGAAACGCAGATTCTATACGCCAATCCGGCTCCAAAAACTCGTCACCGATGTGACTGAATTTAAATGTACAGGAAATGAAAAGCTTTATTTGAGCCCGTTCATGGACTAA
- a CDS encoding helix-turn-helix domain-containing protein, with the protein MAKYSENFKLEVVMEYLQGSLGYTLLAKKYGMPDKSPIMGWVRAYQAFGKEGLRRKRSRQVFPVQFKLNVLHFMKQTGASHRETAIAFKINNPSLIANWSRTLQKEGIGCLHEKAKGRPSMSKNHKNKSSKTEKELTREEQLERENELLRLENFYLKKLKAFQENPNAYLEKHKQRWYSNSKKKDSN; encoded by the coding sequence ATGGCAAAGTATAGTGAGAATTTTAAATTAGAAGTGGTAATGGAGTATCTCCAAGGGTCTTTAGGGTACACTTTATTAGCTAAAAAGTACGGAATGCCTGATAAATCTCCAATCATGGGTTGGGTTCGTGCTTATCAAGCTTTTGGAAAAGAGGGATTGAGGAGAAAGCGTTCAAGACAAGTCTTCCCTGTCCAATTTAAGTTAAATGTATTACACTTTATGAAACAGACAGGCGCTTCTCATCGGGAGACTGCGATTGCCTTCAAAATAAACAATCCTTCACTAATCGCGAATTGGTCCAGGACATTACAGAAGGAAGGAATCGGATGCCTCCACGAAAAAGCGAAAGGACGGCCCTCTATGTCAAAAAATCATAAAAACAAGTCATCGAAAACAGAAAAAGAGTTAACGCGGGAAGAACAACTAGAGCGTGAAAATGAGCTTCTGCGATTAGAGAATTTTTATCTAAAAAAGTTAAAAGCTTTTCAGGAGAACCCGAATGCCTATCTCGAAAAGCACAAGCAGCGCTGGTATTCGAACTCAAAAAAGAAGGATTCAAATTAA
- a CDS encoding SH3 domain-containing protein, with translation MNINLSYSDQEIARVIRQTVKQIESFRELRPMIIEANRKYNNTIREMAKVTTVVLSDIRKSMISYRPALHQILLTVAEQANTLRSITQSIDFEALNAFIDSVDIESDIGYLDDGELREISGEIELEISRITEEENMESVSAFPNLINKIVYWATDSSAGKKHLVINLILSLIVSVASGQITIAINSSDNVSSKEKILVAERVVEDMTIPTYFKMQHRLVIKDNLYVRSNKKKQSNIVDVLNIGNIVRIIEKNRNWTFVEYENGDGELERGWVNTRYIKQIR, from the coding sequence ATGAATATTAATCTCTCTTATAGTGATCAGGAAATTGCAAGAGTGATAAGGCAGACTGTTAAACAAATCGAATCTTTTAGAGAGCTAAGGCCCATGATAATAGAAGCCAATAGAAAGTATAATAATACTATTCGCGAAATGGCAAAGGTTACTACTGTTGTTCTTTCTGATATTCGTAAGAGTATGATTAGTTATCGTCCTGCACTTCATCAAATTCTTTTAACAGTTGCAGAACAAGCAAACACATTAAGAAGTATTACCCAAAGTATTGACTTTGAAGCACTTAATGCTTTTATAGATAGTGTTGATATAGAGTCAGATATAGGCTATTTAGATGATGGAGAGTTAAGAGAGATTTCTGGAGAAATCGAATTAGAAATTAGCAGAATCACTGAAGAAGAGAATATGGAGTCGGTCAGTGCTTTCCCGAATTTAATTAATAAAATAGTTTATTGGGCAACAGACTCAAGTGCAGGTAAGAAACATCTTGTTATTAATTTGATTTTAAGTCTAATAGTTAGTGTTGCATCTGGACAAATAACTATAGCTATCAATAGTTCAGATAATGTATCATCTAAAGAAAAGATTTTAGTAGCTGAGAGAGTAGTAGAAGATATGACAATTCCCACCTACTTTAAGATGCAACATCGTTTAGTGATAAAGGATAATCTTTATGTTCGTTCTAATAAGAAGAAACAGTCTAATATTGTAGATGTACTAAACATTGGTAACATAGTAAGAATTATTGAAAAGAACCGTAATTGGACGTTTGTGGAATATGAGAATGGTGATGGTGAACTTGAAAGAGGTTGGGTTAATACAAGATATATTAAACAGATAAGGTAA